In a genomic window of Neisseria flavescens:
- the lpxC gene encoding UDP-3-O-acyl-N-acetylglucosamine deacetylase, translating to MLQRTLAKSVSVTGVGLHSGERVALTLHPAEENSGISFRRTDLSGEMGEVIKLNPYLINDTRLSSTIVTDKGVRIGTIEHIMSALSAYGIDNALIELNAPEIPIMDGSSLPFIYLLQDAGVVDQKAQKRFLKILKPVEVKEAGKWVRFTPYDGFKVTLTIEFDHPVFNRSSPTFEIDFAGKSYIDEIARARTFGFMHEVEMMRAHNLGLGGNLNNAIVIDDMDVLNPEGLRYPDEFVRHKILDAIGDLYIVGHQIIGAFEGYKSGHAINNALLRAVLADESTYEWVEFADDEDLPTAFHELPAA from the coding sequence ATGCTGCAACGGACTTTAGCCAAATCAGTAAGCGTTACCGGCGTTGGCCTGCATTCGGGCGAAAGGGTCGCTCTGACTTTGCATCCTGCCGAAGAAAACAGCGGTATTTCGTTCCGACGTACTGATTTAAGTGGAGAAATGGGCGAAGTAATCAAATTGAATCCTTATTTGATTAACGATACCCGCCTCTCTTCAACCATCGTTACCGATAAAGGCGTGCGCATCGGCACGATTGAACACATTATGTCGGCACTGTCCGCCTACGGCATCGACAATGCGCTGATTGAGTTGAACGCGCCCGAAATCCCGATTATGGACGGCTCCAGCCTGCCGTTTATTTATCTTTTGCAAGATGCGGGCGTTGTCGATCAAAAGGCGCAAAAGCGGTTTTTGAAAATCCTCAAGCCTGTCGAAGTCAAAGAAGCGGGCAAATGGGTGCGCTTTACGCCGTATGACGGCTTTAAAGTGACGCTGACCATCGAATTCGACCATCCGGTTTTCAACCGTAGCTCGCCTACTTTTGAAATCGATTTCGCGGGCAAGTCCTACATCGACGAAATCGCGCGCGCGCGCACCTTCGGCTTTATGCATGAAGTAGAAATGATGCGCGCCCACAATCTCGGGCTGGGCGGCAATTTGAACAACGCCATCGTGATTGACGACATGGATGTTTTGAATCCGGAAGGTTTGCGCTATCCCGATGAATTTGTCCGCCACAAAATCCTTGATGCGATTGGCGATTTATACATTGTCGGCCATCAGATTATCGGCGCATTTGAAGGTTACAAATCAGGCCATGCCATCAATAATGCGCTGTTGCGCGCCGTTTTGGCAGATGAAAGTACTTACGAATGGGTTGAGTTTGCCGATGACGAAGACTTGCCCACCGCTTTTCATGAGTTGCCGGCAGCCTGA
- the ggt gene encoding gamma-glutamyltransferase: protein MKFSFSINLLSVLILAACAQQPVQKPQVALSSVSVDNHAPEQGTGLTEQKLIRAKHYMAASANPLATEAGYEILKRGGSAIDAMIAMQTTLGLVEPQSSGLGGGAFLVYWDNKAKKLTTFDARETAPKAATPELFLDENGKPMGFMKAVVGGRSVGVPGIPKLLEDVHKRYGKLPWASLFKKPITLAEQGFAVSPRMAKSIEQNLEPLQRYPQTAAYFLPDGKPLAAGTVLKNPEFARSVRLLAEKGSAPFYQGMQAQNIVRAVTGAVDNPGKISMADLKNYQVIERQPVCAPYREYEVCGMGAPSSGAIALGQILGVLQNQDMKALGSENIHSWRWIGDASRIAFADRDYYVGDPAFVNVPTRAMISQAYLKPRAEEIRKADKALETIQAGKFGKEYAQGMAVELPSTSHLVVVDKDGNVVSMTTSIENAFGSGLMANGYLLNNELTDFAFNPVGEDGKTVANSVAGGKRPRSSMAPTIVMKDGKPYLAVGSPGGSRIIGFVAKTLVAHIDWGMDIQTAISLPNMLNRGSQYEIEDKTAAADKAAALEKLGYKVQIRDLNSGVQGIVIGKDGLLGGADPRREGRVMGD, encoded by the coding sequence ATGAAGTTTTCCTTTAGTATTAACCTGTTATCCGTTTTGATTTTGGCCGCTTGTGCGCAACAGCCGGTTCAAAAGCCTCAAGTTGCCCTGTCCTCCGTATCTGTGGATAACCATGCGCCGGAGCAAGGAACAGGGCTGACGGAACAGAAATTAATCCGCGCCAAACATTATATGGCGGCGTCTGCCAATCCGCTGGCAACTGAAGCCGGTTATGAAATTTTGAAGCGCGGCGGCAGCGCGATAGATGCGATGATTGCCATGCAGACAACTTTGGGACTGGTTGAGCCGCAGTCTTCTGGATTGGGCGGCGGTGCGTTTTTGGTGTATTGGGATAATAAAGCGAAAAAGCTGACGACGTTTGATGCCCGTGAAACAGCGCCGAAAGCGGCAACACCGGAACTTTTCTTGGACGAAAACGGCAAACCGATGGGCTTTATGAAAGCAGTGGTCGGCGGCCGTTCGGTCGGTGTGCCGGGGATTCCGAAGCTGCTGGAAGATGTCCATAAGCGTTACGGCAAATTGCCGTGGGCAAGTTTGTTTAAGAAACCGATTACTTTGGCGGAACAAGGTTTTGCCGTTTCTCCGCGTATGGCGAAATCCATCGAGCAGAATCTAGAACCCTTGCAACGTTATCCGCAAACCGCCGCCTATTTCCTGCCTGACGGTAAGCCTTTGGCAGCGGGAACGGTGTTGAAAAACCCTGAATTTGCGCGTTCCGTACGCCTGTTGGCGGAAAAAGGCAGTGCGCCGTTTTATCAGGGAATGCAGGCGCAGAATATTGTCCGTGCCGTTACCGGTGCTGTGGATAATCCCGGCAAAATCAGTATGGCGGATTTGAAAAACTATCAAGTTATCGAGCGTCAACCGGTTTGTGCGCCCTATCGTGAATACGAAGTTTGCGGCATGGGCGCGCCAAGTTCCGGCGCCATCGCTTTGGGGCAGATTTTGGGCGTATTGCAGAATCAGGATATGAAGGCATTGGGGTCGGAAAATATCCACAGTTGGCGCTGGATAGGCGATGCGTCGCGGATTGCGTTTGCCGACCGCGATTATTATGTCGGCGATCCTGCGTTTGTGAATGTTCCGACCCGAGCCATGATTTCTCAGGCTTATTTGAAACCGCGTGCCGAAGAAATCCGCAAAGCTGATAAGGCATTGGAAACTATTCAGGCAGGCAAGTTCGGCAAGGAATACGCACAAGGCATGGCGGTCGAGCTGCCGTCCACCAGCCATTTGGTGGTTGTGGATAAAGACGGCAACGTTGTATCGATGACGACTTCGATTGAAAACGCATTTGGTTCGGGGCTGATGGCAAACGGCTATCTGCTCAACAACGAATTAACTGATTTTGCCTTCAACCCTGTTGGTGAGGACGGTAAAACCGTTGCCAACAGCGTGGCGGGCGGCAAACGGCCGCGTTCTTCGATGGCGCCGACCATTGTGATGAAAGATGGCAAGCCTTATCTGGCGGTCGGTTCGCCCGGTGGCAGCCGCATCATCGGCTTCGTCGCCAAAACGCTGGTGGCGCATATCGACTGGGGTATGGACATTCAGACGGCAATTTCACTGCCGAATATGCTCAATCGCGGCAGCCAGTATGAGATTGAGGATAAAACAGCGGCTGCGGATAAAGCGGCTGCGTTGGAAAAATTAGGCTACAAAGTCCAAATCCGCGATTTGAATTCCGGCGTACAAGGCATTGTGATCGGCAAAGACGGTTTGCTCGGCGGCGCCGACCCGCGCCGTGAAGGTAGGGTCATGGGCGATTGA
- the gnd gene encoding decarboxylating NADP(+)-dependent phosphogluconate dehydrogenase has protein sequence MKGDIGVIGLAVMGQNLILNMNDNGFRVVAFNRTTSKVDDFLNGAAKNTNIIGAYSLQDLVDKLEKPRKIMMMVRAGSVVDDFIEQLVPLLEQGDIIIDGGNANYPDSTRRTHELAAKGIRFIGAGVSGGEEGARHGPSIMPGGDEAAWPAVKPIFQAISAKTPQGEPCCDWVGRDGAGHFVKMVHNGIEYGDMQLICEAYQFMKDGLGLSYDEMHQIFNEWNKTELDSYLVEITAAILGYRDENGEPLVEKILDTAGQKGTGKWTGINALDLGIPLTLISEAVFARCVSAFKDQRAQANSLFGKTITPIEGDKSAWVDALRQALLASKIISYAQGFMLIREASENNDWALNYGNTALLWREGCIIRSAFLGNIRDAYEANPDLVFLGSDPYFKGVLETCLPAWRKVVAKAIECGIPMPCMASAITFLDGYTSERLPANLLQAQRDYFGAHTYERTDKPRGEFFHTNWTGKGGDTASTTYDI, from the coding sequence ATGAAAGGCGACATTGGCGTTATCGGCCTTGCCGTGATGGGGCAAAACCTGATTCTCAACATGAACGACAACGGTTTTAGAGTTGTCGCATTCAACCGTACGACCAGCAAAGTAGATGATTTTTTAAACGGCGCAGCCAAAAATACCAATATTATCGGCGCATATTCACTGCAAGATTTGGTTGATAAATTAGAAAAACCACGCAAAATCATGATGATGGTGCGCGCTGGTTCTGTTGTTGACGATTTTATCGAGCAACTCGTTCCGCTTTTGGAACAAGGCGACATCATTATTGACGGCGGCAACGCCAACTATCCCGATTCTACTCGCCGCACCCACGAGCTGGCGGCAAAAGGCATCCGTTTTATCGGCGCGGGCGTTTCCGGTGGCGAAGAAGGCGCGCGTCACGGCCCTTCTATCATGCCCGGCGGCGATGAAGCCGCATGGCCTGCTGTTAAACCGATTTTCCAAGCCATCTCCGCCAAAACGCCTCAAGGCGAGCCTTGCTGCGACTGGGTTGGCCGCGACGGTGCGGGCCACTTCGTCAAAATGGTGCACAATGGCATCGAATACGGCGACATGCAGTTGATTTGCGAAGCGTACCAATTCATGAAAGACGGTTTGGGCCTGTCTTATGACGAAATGCACCAAATCTTCAACGAATGGAACAAAACCGAACTGGATTCTTATCTGGTTGAAATTACCGCCGCGATTTTGGGTTATAGAGATGAAAACGGCGAACCTTTGGTCGAAAAAATCCTCGATACCGCAGGTCAAAAAGGTACAGGCAAATGGACCGGCATCAATGCCCTCGATTTGGGTATCCCGTTGACCCTGATTTCCGAAGCCGTATTTGCACGTTGCGTGTCCGCGTTTAAAGACCAACGCGCCCAAGCAAACAGCCTGTTTGGCAAAACCATTACCCCGATTGAAGGCGACAAATCCGCATGGGTGGATGCTTTGCGCCAAGCCCTGTTGGCATCCAAAATCATTTCTTATGCACAAGGCTTTATGCTGATCCGCGAAGCCAGCGAAAACAATGATTGGGCATTGAATTATGGCAATACTGCCCTCTTGTGGCGAGAAGGCTGTATCATCCGCAGTGCGTTCTTGGGCAACATCCGTGACGCATACGAAGCCAATCCTGATTTGGTGTTCTTGGGTTCCGATCCTTATTTCAAAGGCGTGTTGGAAACCTGTCTGCCTGCATGGCGTAAAGTGGTGGCCAAAGCGATCGAGTGCGGTATTCCGATGCCTTGCATGGCTTCTGCCATTACCTTTCTTGACGGCTATACTTCCGAGCGTCTGCCGGCCAACCTGTTGCAAGCGCAACGCGACTACTTCGGCGCGCACACTTACGAGCGTACCGACAAACCGCGCGGCGAGTTCTTCCATACCAACTGGACAGGCAAAGGCGGCGATACTGCTTCAACCACATACGATATTTAA
- a CDS encoding D-2-hydroxyacid dehydrogenase → MNPLHIIVLDRNTLVNRPFDFDFPHTLSSYGTTEAHETLERIRGADIVITNKVVISAQAFAENPQLKLVAVTATGVNNVDVEAAKQNGTAVCNIRAYGNESVAEHAFMMMITLMRNLPAYQRDVAAGLWENSPFFCHLGAPMRDLNGKTLAIFGRGNIGKTLATYAQAFKMNVVFAEHKNAQSVRDGYVSFDEAIRSADVVSLNCPLTPQTANMIGEAELQQMKPGAILINCGRGGLVDEAALVAALKYGQIGGAGFDVLTQEPPRDGNPLLKARLPNLIVTPHIAWASQEAANRLFDILLDNINRFVAGNPQNLV, encoded by the coding sequence ATGAACCCACTCCATATTATCGTCCTCGACCGCAATACCCTCGTCAACCGCCCGTTTGATTTTGATTTTCCACATACATTGAGCAGCTACGGCACAACCGAAGCGCACGAAACCTTAGAGCGTATCCGCGGCGCAGACATTGTGATTACCAACAAAGTCGTGATTTCCGCCCAAGCATTTGCCGAAAATCCACAACTCAAGCTGGTTGCCGTTACCGCGACAGGCGTCAACAATGTGGACGTTGAGGCGGCCAAACAAAACGGCACGGCAGTGTGCAATATCCGCGCTTACGGCAATGAATCCGTGGCGGAACACGCGTTTATGATGATGATTACCCTGATGCGCAACCTGCCTGCCTATCAGCGCGACGTTGCGGCAGGCTTGTGGGAAAACTCGCCGTTTTTCTGCCACCTCGGCGCACCGATGCGCGATTTAAACGGTAAAACGCTGGCGATTTTCGGTCGCGGCAATATCGGTAAAACGCTGGCAACTTATGCTCAGGCTTTCAAAATGAATGTCGTGTTCGCCGAACATAAAAATGCCCAAAGCGTCCGCGACGGCTATGTTTCCTTTGACGAAGCCATCCGCTCTGCCGATGTTGTATCGCTTAATTGCCCGCTCACGCCGCAAACGGCCAACATGATAGGCGAAGCCGAATTGCAGCAAATGAAACCCGGCGCCATCCTCATCAACTGCGGACGCGGCGGTTTGGTTGATGAAGCCGCTTTGGTTGCGGCGTTGAAATACGGCCAAATCGGCGGGGCAGGTTTTGACGTATTGACACAAGAGCCGCCGCGCGACGGCAACCCTCTGCTGAAAGCCAGACTGCCCAACCTCATCGTCACGCCACACATTGCATGGGCAAGCCAAGAGGCCGCCAACCGCCTGTTTGACATCCTTTTGGACAACATCAACCGCTTTGTGGCCGGTAATCCGCAAAATCTGGTTTAA
- a CDS encoding DUF2061 domain-containing protein — translation MIKTITFAILHFSVAFGVAYILTGSIGVSSAVALVEPIVNTVVFYFHEKAWNRYEKNKSDKQKLWVPLHQCG, via the coding sequence ATGATTAAAACCATTACATTTGCTATTTTGCATTTCAGCGTCGCATTTGGTGTCGCCTATATTCTGACCGGCAGTATCGGTGTTTCCAGCGCGGTTGCTTTGGTCGAGCCCATCGTCAATACCGTCGTCTTTTATTTTCACGAAAAAGCGTGGAACCGCTACGAGAAAAACAAATCCGACAAGCAAAAATTGTGGGTGCCCCTGCATCAGTGCGGCTAA
- the dinG gene encoding ATP-dependent DNA helicase DinG, protein MLTDLEKNAIRDHYQNIGKNLPGFRPRASQREMIAAVANAFSRTLTREEGEEAPKREGESIAVIEGPTGVGKSLAYLLAGGIMAQTRGKRLIVSSATVALQEQLVDRDLPFLVEKSGLDLSFALAKGRGRYLCPYKLYQLTQSNAQQNLTGFEAPEVLWDSKPKPEELKLLRDIADEFSARRFNGDRDTWPEKIDDAIWLKVTNDRHGCLKAACPNRAECPFYLARDMLETVDVVVANHDLLLADISMGGGVILPAPENSFYCIDEAHHLPKKALNRFAAEHSWNIAVWTLEKLPQLTGKIAALTDKAELANLADEAAASLLDSLHEWQFHLAEEPSLSLGSSENDRRTNSEPTWLWEDGKIPEGLETTVSNTAVAARSLLKHVIGLNDALSAARREKEQDGALLDRLTGEFGLFIARIEQISAVWDLLSTVPLEDEEPLAKWITRRADDKNDYIFNASPISSASHLANSLWRRAAGAVLTSATLQSLGNFNLMLRQTGLQWLPETTTLALKSPFNFEKQGELYIPPIYASPKDPDAHTAAIVEWLPKLVSPVEAIGTLVLFSSRKQMQDVALRLPDEYLPLLLVQGELPKAVLLQKHHRAIEEGKASIIFGLDSFAEGLDLPGTACVQVIIAKLPFAMPDNPIEKTQNRWIEQRGGNPFIEITVPEAGIKLIQAVGRLIRTEQDYGRVTILDNRVKTQRYGQQLLACLPPFKRIG, encoded by the coding sequence ATGCTCACCGACTTAGAAAAAAACGCCATCCGCGACCATTACCAAAATATCGGCAAAAACCTGCCCGGTTTCCGTCCGCGCGCTTCGCAGCGGGAAATGATTGCGGCGGTTGCCAACGCTTTTTCGCGGACGTTGACGCGTGAAGAAGGCGAAGAAGCGCCCAAACGCGAGGGCGAGAGCATTGCCGTGATCGAAGGGCCGACCGGTGTGGGTAAATCGTTGGCCTATCTTTTAGCCGGCGGCATCATGGCGCAAACGCGCGGCAAACGGCTGATCGTCAGCAGCGCGACGGTGGCTTTGCAGGAGCAGTTGGTTGACCGCGACCTGCCGTTTCTGGTCGAAAAAAGCGGTTTGGATCTGAGCTTCGCGCTTGCCAAAGGACGCGGCCGCTATCTCTGCCCCTACAAACTCTATCAACTCACGCAAAGCAACGCCCAGCAAAACCTGACGGGCTTTGAAGCTCCGGAAGTGTTGTGGGACAGCAAGCCCAAGCCGGAAGAATTGAAGCTGCTGCGCGACATCGCCGACGAATTTTCCGCCCGACGGTTCAACGGCGACCGCGACACTTGGCCGGAAAAAATCGATGACGCGATTTGGCTCAAAGTTACCAACGACCGCCACGGCTGCCTGAAAGCCGCCTGTCCCAACCGCGCCGAATGCCCGTTCTACCTGGCACGCGATATGTTGGAAACCGTCGATGTCGTCGTTGCCAACCACGATCTTCTGCTTGCCGACATCAGCATGGGCGGCGGCGTGATTCTGCCCGCACCCGAAAACAGTTTCTATTGCATCGACGAAGCGCACCACCTGCCCAAAAAAGCCCTCAACCGCTTTGCCGCCGAGCATTCATGGAATATTGCCGTTTGGACGCTGGAAAAACTGCCGCAGCTTACCGGCAAAATTGCCGCGCTGACCGATAAAGCCGAACTTGCCAACCTTGCCGACGAAGCCGCCGCATCCTTGCTCGACAGCCTGCACGAATGGCAGTTCCATTTGGCGGAAGAGCCGTCTTTAAGCTTAGGGTCGTCTGAAAACGACAGGCGAACCAACAGCGAACCGACTTGGCTGTGGGAAGACGGCAAAATCCCCGAAGGCCTCGAAACCACCGTTTCCAATACGGCCGTTGCCGCGCGCAGCCTGCTCAAACACGTTATCGGGCTGAACGATGCGCTTTCCGCCGCGCGCCGCGAAAAAGAACAGGACGGCGCGCTCCTCGACCGCCTGACCGGCGAGTTCGGCCTTTTTATCGCCCGTATCGAACAAATCAGTGCGGTTTGGGATTTGCTCTCCACCGTCCCCCTCGAGGACGAAGAACCGCTGGCAAAATGGATAACCCGCCGCGCCGACGACAAAAACGACTATATTTTCAACGCCAGCCCCATCAGCAGCGCGTCCCACCTTGCCAACAGCCTGTGGCGGCGCGCGGCAGGCGCAGTGTTGACCTCCGCCACCCTGCAATCCTTGGGCAACTTTAACCTGATGCTGCGCCAAACCGGGCTGCAATGGCTGCCCGAAACCACCACCCTCGCCCTCAAAAGCCCCTTTAACTTTGAAAAACAGGGAGAACTCTACATCCCTCCCATATACGCCAGCCCCAAAGACCCTGATGCGCATACGGCCGCCATTGTCGAATGGTTGCCGAAGCTGGTTTCGCCGGTTGAAGCCATCGGCACGCTGGTGTTGTTTTCCTCGCGCAAGCAAATGCAGGATGTCGCCTTACGACTGCCTGACGAATACTTGCCGCTTCTGCTCGTACAAGGCGAATTGCCCAAAGCCGTCCTCCTGCAAAAACACCACCGTGCCATAGAAGAAGGCAAAGCCAGCATCATCTTCGGACTCGACAGCTTTGCCGAAGGACTCGACCTGCCCGGCACCGCCTGCGTGCAAGTCATCATCGCCAAGCTGCCGTTTGCGATGCCCGACAACCCCATCGAGAAAACCCAAAACCGCTGGATAGAACAGCGCGGCGGCAACCCCTTCATCGAAATCACCGTCCCCGAAGCCGGCATCAAACTCATCCAAGCCGTCGGCCGCCTCATCCGCACCGAGCAAGACTACGGCCGCGTAACCATCCTCGACAACCGCGTCAAAACGCAACGCTACGGCCAACAATTATTGGCCTGTCTACCGCCGTTTAAACGGATAGGGTAG
- a CDS encoding GNAT family N-acetyltransferase, with protein MNICRLKPEFVEPLALALFEEWHDFAPWSSLDKIRAYYAQCLNGDDLPLAFAAVDNEGRLMGSAALKRFDMACFPEYEYWLGDVFVLPQFRGLGVGRQLVSFCLDKVRELGLPHLFLYTPDVQAVYEKFGWKEITQTWHNGETVSVMKLDL; from the coding sequence ATGAACATATGCCGTCTGAAGCCTGAATTTGTCGAACCTTTAGCCCTCGCGCTGTTTGAGGAATGGCACGATTTTGCGCCGTGGTCGTCTCTGGACAAAATCCGTGCGTATTACGCGCAGTGCCTTAATGGGGATGACTTGCCGCTGGCGTTTGCGGCTGTGGATAACGAAGGGCGGCTGATGGGTTCGGCGGCATTAAAGCGGTTTGATATGGCGTGTTTTCCCGAATACGAATATTGGCTGGGAGATGTGTTCGTTTTACCGCAGTTTCGCGGTTTGGGCGTAGGCAGGCAGCTGGTTTCGTTTTGCCTGGATAAAGTACGCGAACTGGGGTTGCCGCATCTGTTTCTCTATACGCCGGATGTGCAGGCCGTGTATGAAAAGTTCGGCTGGAAAGAAATCACCCAGACTTGGCACAACGGGGAAACCGTATCCGTCATGAAATTGGATTTATAG
- a CDS encoding DUF3079 domain-containing protein has protein sequence MAKKFPIFPKNPERICWGCDKYCKEDDLQCGNGCERIQHPIELDGRDWYKKGDWSNLLSEEQQIELGLKEAPKPAKPHIKLPLKNKTA, from the coding sequence ATGGCCAAGAAATTTCCCATTTTCCCGAAAAATCCCGAGCGTATCTGCTGGGGTTGCGACAAATACTGCAAAGAAGACGATTTGCAATGCGGCAACGGTTGCGAACGTATCCAACATCCCATTGAGTTGGACGGCCGCGACTGGTATAAAAAAGGCGACTGGAGCAATTTGTTGAGCGAAGAGCAGCAAATCGAACTTGGACTGAAAGAAGCGCCCAAACCGGCCAAACCGCATATCAAGCTGCCTTTGAAGAACAAAACGGCTTAA
- a CDS encoding dihydrofolate reductase produces the protein MPKITLIAAYAARRCIGINNTMPWHLPEDFAFFKSYTTGKPVIMGRKTWESLPRKPLPGRQNIVITRQDYQAEGAQTAASLEDALALCQGVEEVIIMGGAQIYAQALPIATDLRLTEVGLDVDGDAFFPEFSAETWQEASRENHVSTKGIEYAFVHYVKA, from the coding sequence ATGCCGAAAATCACCCTTATCGCCGCCTATGCCGCCCGCCGCTGTATCGGCATCAACAACACCATGCCTTGGCATTTGCCCGAGGATTTTGCCTTTTTCAAATCCTACACCACCGGCAAACCCGTCATTATGGGCCGCAAAACATGGGAATCTCTGCCGCGCAAGCCATTGCCCGGCCGTCAAAATATCGTCATCACCCGCCAAGATTATCAGGCCGAAGGTGCGCAAACGGCGGCTTCTTTGGAAGATGCGCTGGCTTTGTGTCAGGGGGTTGAAGAAGTCATCATCATGGGCGGCGCGCAAATTTATGCACAAGCCCTGCCGATTGCCACGGATTTGCGTTTGACCGAAGTCGGTTTGGATGTGGACGGCGATGCGTTTTTTCCTGAATTCTCCGCAGAAACATGGCAAGAAGCCTCTCGGGAAAACCATGTTTCCACCAAAGGTATCGAATACGCGTTTGTGCATTATGTGAAGGCATAA
- a CDS encoding factor H-binding protein: MKTLRISALTASLSLMLAACGGATSGLSNAVTEPLNTHPKGVLSVELNESVPENGTLELTANGKTQTLQKGGKLDTGFLKTDKVSSYDYAQKKIEVNGQVITLEMGDFQVYKQNYSTVAARYAKQKADKAGKLQNLDTYTFTVGEVQGDETAYHNLPKQGSYQYSGIAFNGDDNSGRLKYTVDFDKKQGHGKISSMAPDNNVDLLAAGIVNVDNKATISGKTSLNRVENGHYDLKLFGPQAEEIAGKAQIKVGDSTKEIGLAGKKE; the protein is encoded by the coding sequence ATGAAAACCCTCCGCATTTCTGCTTTGACTGCTTCCCTGTCTTTGATGTTGGCTGCCTGCGGCGGCGCAACAAGCGGCTTGTCGAATGCCGTGACCGAACCGCTCAATACGCATCCGAAAGGCGTGTTGTCCGTTGAATTGAACGAATCCGTCCCTGAAAACGGTACGTTGGAGCTGACGGCCAACGGTAAAACGCAAACCCTGCAAAAAGGCGGCAAACTCGATACCGGCTTTTTGAAAACCGATAAAGTATCTTCTTACGACTACGCCCAAAAAAAAATTGAGGTAAACGGCCAAGTCATCACTTTGGAAATGGGCGACTTCCAAGTGTATAAACAAAATTATTCCACTGTTGCCGCGCGTTACGCCAAACAAAAAGCCGATAAAGCGGGCAAGCTGCAAAACCTCGATACATACACATTCACCGTCGGCGAAGTCCAAGGCGATGAAACTGCATATCACAATTTACCCAAACAAGGCAGCTATCAGTATTCGGGTATTGCGTTTAACGGCGATGACAACAGCGGCCGTCTGAAATACACCGTCGATTTCGATAAAAAACAAGGTCACGGCAAAATCAGCAGCATGGCTCCCGACAATAATGTCGACCTGCTTGCCGCAGGTATTGTCAATGTTGACAATAAAGCCACCATCAGCGGTAAAACCAGTTTGAATAGAGTGGAAAACGGCCATTATGATTTGAAACTCTTCGGTCCGCAGGCTGAAGAAATTGCCGGTAAGGCGCAAATCAAAGTTGGCGATTCCACCAAAGAAATCGGTTTGGCCGGTAAGAAAGAATAG
- the asd gene encoding aspartate-semialdehyde dehydrogenase gives MKVGFVGWRGMVGSVLMQRMQEENDFAHIPEAFFFTTSNVGGAAPDFGQAAKTLLDANDVAELAKMDIIVTCQGGDYTKSVFQALRDSGWNGYWVDAASSLRMKDDAIIVLDPVNRNVIDNGLKNGVKNYIGGNCTVSLMLMALGGLFQNDLVEWATSMTYQAASGAGAKNMRELISGMGAIHAKVADELADPAGSILDIDRKVSDFLRSEDYPKANFGVPLAGSLIPWIDVDLGNGQSKEEWKGGVETNKILGRSDNPTVIDGLCVRIGSMRCHSQALTLKLKKDLPVSEIEAILAGANDWVKVIPNEKEASIHELTPAKVTGTLSVPVGRIRKLEMGGEYISAFTVGDQLLWGAAEPLRRVLRIILGSL, from the coding sequence ATGAAAGTAGGTTTCGTCGGCTGGCGCGGCATGGTCGGTTCGGTTTTGATGCAGCGTATGCAAGAAGAAAACGACTTCGCCCACATTCCCGAAGCGTTTTTCTTTACCACTTCCAACGTCGGCGGCGCTGCCCCTGATTTCGGTCAGGCAGCCAAAACATTGTTGGATGCCAACGATGTTGCCGAATTGGCAAAAATGGACATCATCGTTACCTGCCAAGGCGGCGATTACACCAAATCCGTATTCCAAGCCCTGCGCGACAGCGGCTGGAACGGCTACTGGGTTGACGCGGCTTCTTCCCTGCGCATGAAAGACGATGCGATTATCGTCCTCGACCCTGTCAACCGCAACGTTATCGACAACGGCCTCAAAAACGGCGTGAAAAACTACATCGGCGGCAACTGTACCGTTTCTCTGATGCTGATGGCTTTGGGTGGCCTGTTCCAAAACGATTTGGTTGAATGGGCAACCAGCATGACCTACCAAGCCGCTTCCGGCGCGGGTGCGAAAAACATGCGCGAACTCATCAGCGGCATGGGCGCGATTCACGCCAAAGTGGCAGACGAGCTTGCCGATCCTGCCGGCTCGATTCTCGACATCGACCGCAAAGTGTCCGATTTCTTGCGCAGCGAAGACTATCCGAAAGCCAACTTCGGCGTACCGCTCGCCGGCAGCCTGATTCCGTGGATTGACGTGGACTTGGGCAACGGCCAATCCAAAGAAGAATGGAAGGGTGGTGTGGAAACCAACAAAATCCTCGGCCGTAGCGATAATCCGACCGTAATCGACGGCTTGTGCGTACGCATCGGCTCTATGCGCTGCCACAGCCAAGCCCTCACCCTGAAGCTGAAAAAAGACCTGCCCGTTTCCGAAATCGAAGCCATCTTGGCAGGTGCAAACGACTGGGTGAAAGTCATCCCTAACGAAAAAGAAGCCAGCATCCACGAGCTGACACCCGCCAAAGTTACCGGCACGCTGTCTGTTCCTGTCGGCCGTATCCGCAAACTGGAGATGGGCGGCGAATACATCAGCGCATTCACTGTCGGCGACCAACTCTTGTGGGGTGCTGCCGAGCCGTTGCGCCGCGTATTGCGCATTATCTTGGGCAGCCTGTAA